A window from Podospora bellae-mahoneyi strain CBS 112042 chromosome 1 map unlocalized CBS112042p_1, whole genome shotgun sequence encodes these proteins:
- the PRP31 gene encoding U4/U6-U5 snRNP complex subunit prp31 (COG:A; EggNog:ENOG503NWX2; BUSCO:EOG09264B2X) gives MSSYADELLDDFGDDFGEEQGNDGDFFTDEGLANGAQVDTHMVEARDGGDGNEDADMIDEEAAAAAEDEAEAKANIEKMNLGAVRDVRTVAGLMKTLKPVLEKIAHYEKQPAQSVDSVGNVEDHPEYHLLTQSNSLSTQIDNEIALVHKFIRDHYSVRFPELETLITNPLEYAKVVACLGNGPMDSDSIKGLLESTNNILGVSLKKVLDGPSLMIVTVEATTSKGQAMPEEELQRVVQACEMVISLDEAKKTLTQYVQSRMNIFAPNLTALIGSLTAAQLLNQAGGLTGLSKAPACNLPAWGSKKQNSSALATNVGIRQQGFIFQAPIIREVPSDLKKQAMKMFANKIVMCARTDCFHQFRDGSEGERLRDECLDRLDKLQAKPNAKGARALPAPDDKPSRKRGGRRARKAKEATAMTELRKAQNRVAFGKEEKEVGYGVGDSTKGLGMIGQRDDGRLRVAQIDQRTRAKLSAKSKGWGGTTSIGGTSSSLRSLTGGGAGNISLASKGLRTSGVGTSLGGGATAGTVSSLAFTPMQGLELVDPKAMAESRKRKAEEEDRWFKGGTFTQIGGGSGGGGGESGVFKKPALPPAKRVDTGSTKS, from the exons ATGTCCAGCTACGCGGACGAACTCCTCGATGATTTCGGGGACGACTTTGGCGAGGAACAGGGCAACGATGGCGACTTCTTCACAGACGAAGGACTCGCGAATGGCGCGCAGGTCGATACACACATGGTAGAAGCACGCGACGGGGGCGATGGGAATGAGGACGCAGACATGATCGATGAAGAAGCTGCCGCAGCCGCTGAAGATGAAGCCGAAGCCAAGGCCAACATCGAAAAGATGAACCTGGGCGCTGTCCGTGACGTTCGCACTGTCGCAGGTCTCATGAAGACGTTGAAGCCTGTTCTCGAG AAAATCGCACATTACGAAAAGCAGCCAGCACAGTCGGTCGACAGCGTGGGAAATGTCGAAGACCATCCCGAGTACCACCTGTTGACCCAGTCAAACAGCCTATCAACTCAGATCGACAATGAAATCGCGCTGGTACACAAGTTCATCAGGGACCACTACTCGGTCCGGTTTCCAGAGCTCGAGAcgctcatcaccaacccgtTGGAATACGCAAAGGTGGTTGCTTGCCTTGGAAATGGGCCGATGGACTCGGATAGTATCAAGGGGCTTCTAGAGTCAACGAACAACATTTTAGGGGTGTCCCTCAAAAAGGTTCTCGACGGGCCCTCACTGATGATTGTCACAGTGGAGGCGACTACATCCAAGGGACAGGCGATGCCTGAAGAAGAGTTACAACGAGTTGTGCAAGCCTGCGAGATGGTCATCTCGCTCGATGAAGCCAAGAAGACGCTGACCCAGTACGTGCAATCACGCATGAACATCTTCGCGCCAAACTTGACAGCTCTCATCGGCTCTCTTACTGCCGCACAACTTCTCAACCAAGCGGGTGGTCTCACCGGTCTCTCGAAAGCCCCAGCCTGCAACTTACCAGCCTGGGGTtccaagaaacaaaacagctCGGCCCTTGCCACGAACGTGGGCATCCGCCAGCAAGGCTTCATCTTCCAGGCACCCATCATCCGCGAGGTTCCCAGCGACCTCAAGAAACAAGCCATGAAGATGTTCGCCAACAAGATCGTCATGTGCGCCCGTACCGACTGCTTCCACCAGTTCCGCGACGGCTCCGAAGGCGAGCGTCTCCGAGACGAGTGCCTCGACCGTCTGGACAAACTCCAAGCCAAGCCCAATGCTAAAGGCGCCCGTGCCCTCCCAGCACCAGACGACAAGCCCAGCAGGAAACGCGGTGGTCGCCGCGCCCGCAAAGCAAAGGAGGCGACCGCCATGACGGAGCTACGCAAGGCCCAAAACCGCGTCGCCTTTggcaaggaagaaaaagaagttGGCTACGGCGTAGGAGACAGCACCAAAGGCTTGGGTATGATTGGTCAGCGAGACGATGGACGTCTCCGGGTCGCTCAGATTGACCAGCGCACGAGGGCTAAGCTCAGCGCGAAGAGCaaagggtggggagggacgACTTCGATTGGGGGTACATCGTCCTCGCTCAGGAGTTTGACTGGTGGCGGGGCGGGGAATATCAGTCTGGCGAGCAAAGGGCTGCGGACCTCGGGCGTCGGGACGAGTTTGGGGGGTGGCGCGACGGCGGGGACGGTTTCGTCCCTTGCGTTTACGCCTATGCAGGGGTTGGAGCTTGTGGACCCGAAGGCGATGGCGgagagcaggaagaggaaggcggaggaggaggataggtgGTTTAAGGGGGGGACGTTTACGCAGATtggtggggggagtgggggtggagggggtgagagTGGTGTTTTTAAGAAGCCTGCGTTGCCGCCTGCTAAGAGGGTTGATACGGGGTCTACAAAGTCTTGA
- a CDS encoding uncharacterized protein (EggNog:ENOG503P132), translating to MAGASGSSSSFNSSAFGGVPPSSHGQHSSPLYSTFTPTSAAISALTAESSLAQSPLGSLDLGPPGYHATIKLFERTPNETTIYLGPWEVLGPSPRRIVWQCSYEGDTLEHYLPSDTPSSPHSHPYTLHSHHRRYSSPHELELFVSFPLEPHRIRYISHTDGLTCDDFIEVKYEFTTLESSLNFQSDLRQRDLVDWFDVDVVWSDVHRRTDSYGNVRGLGTIQRMKLWRDRHSSFHYLSVYANHRRRWKEYLVDNFEREFRQRDDRHRRLQLTAKAAGSGRQGRMGSAASGSSGEQQPPQQQPPARRFSAASLFLGSSRRGGSSSNSSSSSQQANGGVASTASQNDPDIRYLGIQFSRNGNVQPGTEDYNRFIVRWEAAHDADSQFETPYPTEPVELQSPYINGQEVPREFTLPYVNGVHGIAELPSPELLGLPPVAESVDGSEFDGTQ from the exons ATGGCAGGTGCCtcgggctcctcctcctccttcaactcGTCCGCTTTTGGTGGCGTTCCTCCATCCTCCCATGGCCAGCACTCCAGCCCGCTGTACTCGACCTTCACACCCACTTCCGCTGCCATCTCTGCCCTGACGGCAGAGTCGTCGTTAGCACAGAGTCCACTAGGGTCTCTAGACCTCGGGCCCCCTGGATATCACGCCACAAT AAAACTCTTCGAACGCACCCCAAACGAAACAACAATCTACCTCGGCCCCTGGGAAGTCCTCGGCCCTTCCCCCCGCCGCATAGTCTGGCAGTGCTCCTACGAAGGCGACACACTAGAACACTACCTCCCCTCCGacacgccctcctccccacacTCGCACCCATACACCctccactcccaccaccggcgctactcctccccccacgAGCTCGAGCTCTtcgtctccttccccctcgaGCCCCACCGCATCCGCTACATCTCCCACACAGACGGCCTCACCTGCGATGACTTTATCGAGGTCAAGTACGAGTTCACCACCTTGGAGTCCTCCCTCAATTTCCAGTCCGATCTTCGCCAGAGAGACCTAGTGGACTGGTTCGACGTCGACGTCGTCTGGTCCGACGTCCATCGCAGGACTGATTCCTACGGCAACGTCCGTGGGCTGGGAACGATTCAAAGGATGAAGCTCTGGAGGGACAGGCATTCGAGCTTTCACTATCTAAGCGTGTATGCTAACCAcaggaggagatggaaggaGTACCTGGTTGACAACTTTGAGAGGGAATTTCGACAACGGGATGATCGGCATAGACGGTTACAGCTCACAGCCAAAGCCgcggggagtgggaggcAAGGGCGGATGGGGAGCGCGGCTTCGGGAAGTAGTGGTGAGCAACAACcgccgcaacagcaacctcctGCTCGCCGATTCTCGGCTGCGTCCTTGTTTCTGGGGTCTAGTAGGCGAggggggagcagcagcaacagcagcagttcTTCCCAGCAGGCTAACGGTGGTGTGGCTTCCACAGCGTCGCAGAACGATCCGGACATTCGATATCTCGGGATTCAGTTTTCGAGAAATGGTAATGTACAGCCGGGGACTGAAG ACTACAACAGGTTCATCGTACGGTGGGAGGCGGCCCACGATGCTGATAGCCAGTTTGAGACACCATACCCGACAGAGCCTGTCGAACTGCAATCACCATACATAAACGGTCAAGAGGTGCCTCGGGAGTTTACGTTACCCTATGTTAACGGGGTACACGGGATAGCAGAACTTCCTTCACCTGAGCTGCTGGGACTTCCCCCAGTAGCAGAATCGGTTGATGGAAGTGAGTTTGACGGAACACAGTAG
- a CDS encoding uncharacterized protein (EggNog:ENOG503NX03; COG:K) — MSSSSSATPPDTIMLSDPTADIGDAVNRIDVPAGGNSSVPKTKRLACMICRKRKLKCDGIKPSCSTCSRLGHACQYDEVRRKSGPKRGYVKALEERLKQVETMLKSQEVTSTSPDGSKAMPTSVDSGSKQQRPMNQRAAATANFNVTDPSIGIASSRDMDRWPFNPESPNRVDEFNFNSNMMGMSAVDGNFTWEMIGLGLEEPLPPQETIDELHQIYFEKIHPSVPMIHKYRYLAAMNLAPAQRPPVCLRYAMWTLACSVTEKYQNLKDLFYQRARKYVEADYIKGYGEHMISVAHAQTHVLLSSYEFKWMYFPRAWMSTGSAVRLCQMIGLHRLDGAGLDVKQCLPPARDWTEREERRRTFWMVFCQDRYASIGTGWPMTIDEKDILTNLPSSDEAFEHSRPEQTPSLANAMSPQGAGKLTAFGGIVLLACLFGRNLVHLHRPDADERDHDLNGDFWKRHRQLDNILLNTSLCLPSQLKLPNGLTNPNIVFMNMCIHTSTICLHQAAIFKADKNRLPNSVSSESKVRCITSANEIASIMRMISHLDLSAMNPFISFCLYVSARVFVQYLKSRPDDSQTADSLRFLLAAMSALKKRNPLTESFLVQLDVDLEALGVRIPKLKSAFPRSTDSPGPSRNPHSSQLNRVREEATRNGVPYTNECHFLKGMGDDGNPANAPDIVEADPPNPNISGFPATEPANLPTRERVQAPYLPAQGLMPHSYPEYGAPEIDPGNNDMSATPPSGGQSSRPTPNSSTASETLSNLTPGGNTFETTSSPTSLKNLMNMPGTTTQGEMGANNAGFNFNDPPFVLGSGVSEYPVPSGWGGAGDMSVQAGMTPGTERMLQSMMAGSIDAMDMGWDPNT; from the exons atgtcgtcctcttcttcagctaCCCCTCCTGACACCATCATGTTGTCGGATCCCACTGCCGATATTGGAGACGCCGTCAATCGCATTGACGTACCAGCTGGAGGCAACTCAAGCGTCCCAAAGACGAAACGGCTGGCTTGTATGATATGCAGGAAAAGGAAGCTGAAGTGTGATGGCATCAAACCTAGCTGCAGCACCTGCTCCCGTCTCGGGCACGCCTGTCAGTATGATGAAGTCAGGAGAAAGAGCGGGCCCAAGAGAGGCTATGTGAAGGCGCTGGAAGAACGATTGA AACAAGTTGAGACCATGCTTAAGTCCCAGGAGGTCACGTCAACAAGTCCGGATGGAAGCAAAGCTATGCCAACATCTGTCGACAGCGGATCGAAGCAACAGCGCCCTATGAACCAACGAGCCGCTGCGACGGCAAACTTCAATGTCACAGATCCCTCCATCGGGATCGCAAGCAGCCGGGACATGGATCGATGGCCATTCAACCCCGAGTCTCCGAACAGGGTCGACGAGTTCAACTTCAATAGTAacatgatggggatgagcgCAGTCGATGGAAACTTCACGTGGGAGATGATTGGGCTGGGGCTGGAAGAGCCATTACCTCCCCAAGAGACCATCGATGAACT TCACCAGATTTACTTTGAAAAGATTCACCCTTCAGTACCCATGATTCACAAATACCGGTATCTGGCTGCTATGAACCT CGCCCCTGCACAACGCCCGCCTGTCTGCCTCCGGTATGCCATGTGGACATTGGCATGTTCCGTCACCGAAAAATATCAAAATCTCAAGGACCTTTTCTACCAGAGGGCACGAAAATATGTTGAAGCGGATTACATCAAGGGGTACGGTGAACACATGATTTCGGTAGCTCATGCGCAAACGCATGTCCTTCTTTCGTCGTATGAGTTCAAGTGGATGTACTTTCCTCGAGCGTGGATGAGCACAGGTTCAGCTGTCCGGCTGTGTCAGAT GATTGGCCTCCACCGCCTGGATGGTGCTGGTCTGGATGTGAAGCAGTGCCTACCACCAGCTCGCGACTGGACAGAGCGGGaagaaaggaggaggacattCTGGATGGTTTTCTGCCAAGATCGATATGCGAGTATCGGCACGGGGTGGCCTATGACTATTGACGAAAAGGACATCCTGACGAacctcccatcatcagacGAAGCGTTCGAACATAGTCGCCCCGAACAAACGCCATCCCTCGCAAACGCCATGAGCCCTCAAGGTGCCGGGAAACTCACGGCTTTTGGCGGCATTGTTCTTTTGGCTTGTTTATTTGGTCGCAACCTCGTACACCTCCATCGTCCAGATGCAGACGAGCGCGACCACGACCTCAATGGCGACTTCTGGAAGAGACATCGTCAGCTGGACAACATTCTACTCAACACCTCTCTATGTCTGCCTTCTCAGCTCAAACTGCCAAACGGCTTGACGAACCCCAATATTGTCTTCATGAACATGTGCATACACACCTCCACCATTTGCCTTCACCAGGCTGCCATCTTCAAGGCAGACAAGAACAGGTTACCAAACTCGGTGAGCTCGGAAAGCAAAGTCCGTTGCATCACATCAGCCAACGAGATCGCAAGCATAATGAGAATGATATCTCATCTCGACTTGTCCGCG ATGAACCCCTTTATATCTTTCTGTCTTTACGTCTCAGCTCGGGTGTTTGTACAGTATCTCAAGAGCAGGCCTGACGACAGCCAAACCGCCGATTCGTTACGCTTCCTTCTTGCGGCCATGAGTGCCCTCAAGAAACGAAACCCTCTGACAGAATCCTTCCTGGTTCAGTTGGACGTGGATCTAGAAGCCCTTGGTGTGCGAATTCCAAAACTGAAGAGCGCTTTTCCACGAAGCACCGATAGT CCGGGTCCGTCAAGGAATCCACATTCGAGCCAACTCAACCGCGTTCGCGAGGAAGCGACCAGGAACGGTGTACCTTACACCAACGAATGCCACTTCTTGAAGGGCATGGGCGATGACGGCAACCCAGCAAACGCACCTGACATCGTCGAAGCCGACCCCCCGAACCCAAACATCTCTGGCTTCCCAGCGACAGAGCCAGCCAACCTCCCAACACGCGAACGCGTCCAGGCTCCCTATTTACCAGCACAGGGACTAATGCCACACAGCTATCCAGAATATGGTGCCCCAGAAATAGACCCAGGCAACAACGACATGTCCGCCACACCACCCAGCGGCGGGCAGTCAAGCCGACCAACGCCCAATTCGAGCACCGCATCCGAGACGCTTTCTAATCTGACGCCTGGGGGGAATACGTTCGAGACGACAAGTTCGCCTACATCGCTGAAGAATCTGATGAATATGCCGGGGACTACAACGCAGGGAGAGATGGGGGCGAATAATGCTGGTTTCAATTTCAACGACCCGCCTTTTGTGTTGGGCTCTGGGGTGTCGGAGTATCCTGTGCCgagcggatggggaggggcgggGGACATGTCTGTGCAGGCGGGGATGACGCCGGGGACGGAGAGAATGCTGCAGTCGATGATGGCCGGGTCGATAGATGCTATGGATATGGGGTGGGATCCGAATACGTAG
- the NRG1 gene encoding transcriptional repressor (EggNog:ENOG503P6MW; COG:S) has protein sequence MTMHVRDASGRRVSLLNDDDTAAPQHHYPQHQIDPSYAAYYTHGPRSISSSPNTPELLRSDSYDSQMGSEPMSPMTPLNDPRYVGAAVDPYVHQYDDYYSDQIYAASKRPTVLDARAVSYEEDMTAHTTSTERPGKRFPCRYRDSHGCEKTFTTSGHASRHSKIHTAEKAVPCSFAGCTKKFTRADNMKQHLETHYKDKARSSGSRPSLSSSDRRGSSSGKSSSRSKSSTTVPLSNNTPLPSPGGVWDLRDLSGPLLGRPTIARTPTAGLDALAMAVACQQEV, from the coding sequence ATGACCATGCATGTGCGCGATGCCTCCGGGCGCCGAGTCTCTCTGctcaacgacgacgacacagCCGCTCCTCAACATCACTACCCACAACACCAGATAGACCCCAGCTATGCTGCCTATTACACACACGGTCCCCGGAGCATCTCCTCGTCACCGAACACACCTGAACTGCTGCGATCAGACTCGTATGACTCTCAAATGGGCAGCGAGCCCATGTCTCCCATGACTCCTCTCAACGACCCACGATATGTCGGCGCCGCCGTGGACCCTTACGTTCACCAGTACGACGACTACTACTCTGATCAAATTTATGCCGCTTCCAAACGCCCCACCGTTCTCGATGCCCGGGCCGTCTCGTACGAGGAAGACATGACGGCACACACTACAAGCACGGAACGCCCAGGGAAGCGCTTTCCTTGCCGCTACCGCGACAGCCACGGCTGTGAGAAGACCTTCACCACATCTGGTCATGCATCGCGGCACTCAAAGATTCACACAGCTGAGAAGGCCGTGCCATGCTCGTTTGCTGGCTGCACCAAGAAGTTCACTCGCGCCGACAACATGAAGCAGCATCTCGAGACTCACTACAAGGACAAGGCTCGGTCCTCGGGGTCTCGCCCTTCGCTCTCTTCCAGCGACAGAAGAGGTTCTTCGTCGGGGAAGTCTTCGAGCCGTTCCAAGTCGAGCACTACTGTGCcactcagcaacaacaccccatTACCTTCTCCCGGGGGTGTGTGGGACCTGAGGGACCTCAGCGGTCCCCTTCTCGGTCGGCCCACTATTGCACGCACACCCACAGCCGGCCTCGATGCTTTGGCTATGGCAGTAGCATGCCAACAAGAAGTATGA
- a CDS encoding uncharacterized protein (COG:F; EggNog:ENOG503NZJA), which produces MKKKIALSVNAGSSSVKVSVYDVEFGQAPVQLAEAQISGLTSPPPTLKYVRDGKTVIKAKEVDDNIEGQRDAFSLLLETLVEDEDLPQIKSKEDIGIVCHRIVHGGDYSKPQLISNETYEHLENLNDLAPLHNANSLGIVQLCIRALPTANNVACFDSQFHSTIPEHIRTYPINRDIARSNKLRKYGFHGISYAFITRSAAEFLGKEPDEVNIIALHLGSGASACAIKNGKSWDTSMGLTPLAGLPGATRSGSVDPSLVFHYASDVGKLSPASTSDLHISRAEEILNKESGWKALTGTTDFGKIISSAFSSSSSSSEDDDDHEVMKLAFDLFVDRICGFIGSYYVSLRGKVDALVFAGGIGEKSPQLRAAVVDQISCLGFQIDDEVNNKNEIRNMVEEVGKKGGLDEPRVLVVQTDEQFEMARACAEDAEFW; this is translated from the exons atgaagaagaagatcgcCTTGTCAGTCAACGCCGGATCCTCCTCGGTGAAGGTCTCGGTGTATGATGTAGAGTTTGGTCAGGCACCAGTCCAGCTCGCAGAAGCTCAGATCAGTGGTttgacatcaccaccccccaccctcaagTATGTCCGAGATGGGAAGACGgtcatcaaggccaaggaggtgGACGATAACATAGAGGGCCAGCGCGATGCCTTCTCCCTTCTGTTGGAAACTTTGGTCGAAGATGAGGACCTCCCCCAGATCAAGAGCAAGGAAGACATTGGCATCGTCTGCCATCGAATCGTCCATGGCGGCGACTATAGCAAGCCGCAACTGATATCCAATGAAACCTACGAACACCTCGAGAACCTGAACGACTTGGCTCCTCTTCACAATGCAAACAGTCTGGGTATTGTCCAGCTTTGCATCCGTGCCTTGCCAACGGCAAACAACGTGGCCTGCTTCGACAGTCAGTTCCATTCAACCATCCCAGAGCACATTCGCACTTACCCCATCAACCGTGACATTGCTCGAAGCAATAAACTGCGGAAATACGGATTCCACGGCATAAGCTACGCCTTCATCACACGCTCAGCCGCTGAGTTTCTGGGAAAGGAGCCCGATGAGGTAaacatcatcgccctccacctcggATCCGGAGCCAGCGCCTGTGCCATCAAAAACGGCAAAAGCTGGGACACCAGCATGGGGCTGACCCccctcgccggcctcccAGGCGCCACACGTAGCGGAAGTGTTGATCCCAG CCTAGTATTCCACTACGCCTCCGACGTAGGCAAActctcccccgcctccacctcaGACCTCCACATCTCCCGCGCCGAAGAAATCCTCAACAAAGAATCCGGCTGGAAAGCCCTCACCGGCACAACAGACTTTGGCAAAAtcatctcctcggccttttcctcctcctcctcctcctccgaggacgacgacgaccacgaaGTGATGAAGCTAGCCTTTGACCTCTTTGTCGACCGCATCTGCGGCTTCATCGGCTCGTACTACGTCTCCCTCCGCGGCAAAGTCGACGCTCTAGTCTTTGCCGGCGGCATAGGCGAGAAGAGCCCCCAGCTTCGAGCCGCGGTCGTGGACCAGATCAGTTGCTTGGGGTTTCAGATTGACGATGAGGTCAACAATAAGAACGAAATCAGGAATATGGTGGAGGAAGTGGgtaaaaagggggggttggacgAGCCGAGGGTGTTGGTTGTGCAGACGGATGAGCAGTTtgagatggcgagggcgtGTGCAGAGGATGCGGAGTTTTGGTAA
- a CDS encoding uncharacterized protein (EggNog:ENOG503PWVP), with the protein MTGKRISDDHRAILTKLLQISKLTNHEIAWVMGVDERTVRRRRAEYIQTGQLAKHKDVSKNAEKLKEHHLEKLLAWHKDHPDALLDDMQLYLKTTTGLEVSLPTISRKLKKAYGTMRRIGRCARIKSRKEREAEGRSIASEIQQQTQVDEQRQDQAHEQNVGPITATDDKSSSESGSMGVSPLRQDSPFQLQGDAQQQAVQPQNSQQQPLPQLQQRPQQQPRQQHTQPHHQLHHQYQHPLPSQQQQQHQIHNTTQPQQQQQQQQFLAPGNTYRGTNATRFEVR; encoded by the exons ATGACTGGCAAAAGAATCTC CGATGACCATCGAGCCATCCTtaccaagctcctccagaTATCCAAACTCACCAACCATGAGATCGCGtgggtgatgggtgtggATGAGCGGACGGtgcgtcgtcgtcgagctGAATATATCCAAACTGGCCAGTTGGCTAAACACAAGGATGTCAGCAAAAATgctgagaagctcaaggagcaCCACCTCGAG AAGCTGTTGGCTTGGCACAAAGACCATCCAGAtgcccttcttgatgacATGCAGTTGTATCTGAAGACAACAACCGGCCTCGAAGTCAGTCTCCCGACCATCAGCAGAAAGCTCAAAAAGGCCTATGGGACCATGAGAAGAATAGGCCGGTGTGCTCGCATCAAATCGAGGAAGGAGCGAGAAGCTGAGGGGCGTTCCATCGCGTCTGAGATTCAACAGCAAACGCAGGTCGATGAGCAACGTCAAGATCAGGCGCATGAACAGAATGTTGGCCCCATCACCGCAACCGATGACAAGTCAAGCAGCGAGTCTGGTTCTATGGGTGTGTCGCCTCTTCGACAAGACTCGCCTTTCCAGCTCCAAGGGGATGCTCAACAGCAAGCTGTCCAACCGCAAAACAGTCAGCAACAGCCGCTGCCACAACTGCAACAACGACCGCAACAACAGCCTCggcaacaacacacacaaccacatcaccagcTTCACCATCAGTATCAGCACCCACTCCCatctcagcaacaacagcaacaccagattcacaacacaacacagccccaacagcaacagcagcagcaacagttTTTGGCGCCTGGAAACACCTATCGCGGCACCAACGCCACAAGGTTCGAAGTCAGGTAA
- a CDS encoding uncharacterized protein (COG:P; EggNog:ENOG503NTWV), whose translation MTGRMYPDPERKRNRGYLGEDSSGLPPRDLQDRQQLRYELDLNSWNLRIWGVAASGFLTDSYNLFATNVILASLSFVYFPHERWCGLIINFFTLLGSVVGQLLFGYLADKYGRTRLYGIELVLVIVSTIGVATTSTGYGDISFLALFTFWRFVMGIGIGGEYPLSAVITSEWSSTSSRATMLSSVFLMQPVGQALAQLVGLFVLLGENRAHRLHELQCGIDTRNEQECKRIIDGIWRIVIGSGAVPAILAIIFRFFLYDCGLYTLEVKNKPGNAFRDTQRVYGAPGNENNSNDFPSSNGHTVQTIANGGGTLTLPASPPEPDEPATSLQFSMSDLYNFFIRDKNWYYLLGTSMTWFYLDVSFYGFSLDNRGTLSDLWATTDAVSITADLECWNTPGSAVPSWAAGSGLPTWQTDATKPCNTIYETLIEQTKQYLLTVSLASIAGSACFVVFANRIPRREWLTASFGVLTVLFLVTGGLYYGVAHTERSWGTVVCVAICHFMFNFGANTLTFIIPAEIFPTCYRCTCHGISAAAGKVGSIVAVLIVYGINAGYKSTTRQGLVFLLFATFMALGAFYSWAYLPDVQRVVHDSTPDGELKRRLETKSLEELGGGYSGAVAEGQVFGVRNKWAMMRDKVRFRVGKGIKHSDGNEAVMEGAIGGQYPLRGGNANQFQRGGGVVNIVNGTIELPAR comes from the exons ATGACTGGCCGTATGTATCCCGATCCCGAACGGAAGAGGAACAGAGGGTATCTGGGTGAGGACAGCTCAGGGCTGCCGCCACGAGACCTTCAG GATCGCCAGCAGCTTCGGTATGAATTGGATTTGAACTCGTGGAATCTTCGGATCTGGGGGGTGGCAGCTTCGGGTTTTCTTACTGATTC ATACAACCTCTTCGCGACCAATGTCATTCTCGCCTCTCTATCGTTTGTGTACTTTCCTCATGAGAGATGGTGTGGGTTGATCATCAACTTTTTCACGCTGCTTGG GTCTGTGGTCGGTCAACTGTTGTTTGGCTATCTTGCCGATAAATATGGAAGGACGAGATTGTACGGAATTGAGCTTGTGCTCGTGATCGTCTCGACTATAGGGGTCGCCACAACGAGCACAGGTTATGGGGATATTTCGTTTCTGgctttgtttactttt TGGCGGTTTGTGATGGGTATTG GCATCGGCGGCGAATACCCCTTGTCGGCAGTGATAACATCAGAATGGTCAAGCACCTCCTCAAGAGCAACAATGCTGTCGTCGGTATTTCTCATGCAACCGGTCGGCCAGGCTCTAGCCCAGCTGGTGGGATTGTTCGTCCTGTTAGGCGAGAACAGAGCCCACAGGCTGCACGAACTGCAATGCGGAATCGATACCCGCAACGAACAAGAGTGCAAGAGAATAATCGATGGAATCTGGCGTATAGTCATCGGATCTGGCGCCGTCcccgccatcttggccatcatcttccgcTTCTTTCTTTACGATTGCGGGCTGTACACCCTCGAAGTAAAAAACAAGCCCGGCAACGCCTTCAGGGACACCCAACGGGTCTACGGAGCCCCCGGGAACgagaacaacagcaacgactTCCCCTCTTCCAACGGCCACACGGTTCAGACAATTGCCAACGGGGGCGGCACCTTGACCCTCCCCGCCAGTCCGCCAGAGCCCGATGAACCCGCCACCTCTCTGCAGTTCTCCATGTCGGACCTCTACAACTTTTTCATCCGCGACAAGAACTGGTACTACCTCCTGGGAACCTCCATGACGTGGTTCTACCTCGACGTTTCGTTCTATGGCTTCTCGCTCGACAACCGCGGCACGCTGTCTGACCTCTGGGCCACCACCGACGCAGTGAGCATCACCGCTGATCTCGAATGTTGGAACACACCCGGGTCAGCGGTGCCATCCTGGGCTGCCGGGAGCGGGCTGCCCACCTGGCAGACGGACGCCACAAAGCCGTGCAATACTATCTATGAGACGTTGATCGAGCAGACGAAGCAGTATCTGTTAACCGTGTCCCTCGCTTCGATAGCGGGGAGCGCGTGCTTTGTCGTGTTTGCGAACAGGATaccgaggagggagtggttgaCGGCTAGCTTTGGGGTGCTGACGGTGTTGTTCCTGGTGACTGGGGGGCTGTACTATGGGGTGGCGCACACGgagaggagttgggggaCGGTGGTGTGCGTGGCGATTTGTCATTTCATGTTTAATTTTG GGGCGAATACACTTACCTTTATCATCCCGGCCGAAATTTTCCCGACGTGTTATCGGTGTACTTG TCACGGAATTTCAGCCGCAGCAGGAAAGGTCGGCTCCATCGTGGCGGTGCTCATCGTGTACGGCATCAACGCGGGCTACAAATCCACAACGAGACAAGGGcttgtttttttgctgtttGCAACCTTTATGGCCTTGGGAGCGTTCTATTCATGGGCGTATCTGCCTGATGTGCAGCGCGTTGTCCATGACAGCACCCCAGACGGGGAGCTGAAGAGGAGACTAGAGACAAAAAGTCTGGAAgaattgggaggggggtattCGGGTGCGGTTGCGGAGGGCCAGGTCTTTGGGGTGAGGAATAAGTGGGCGATGATGAGGGACAAGGTTCGGTTtcgggttgggaaggggataAAACACTCGGACGGGAACGAagcggtgatggagggggcgaTAGGTGGGCAGTATCCCCTCAGGGGAGGGAACGCTAATCAGTTTCAACggggtggcggtgttgtCAATATTGTGAATGGCACCATTGAGTTGCCGGCTAGGTGA